Within the Verrucomicrobiota bacterium genome, the region GGAGATAAGCAATGAAATAAGCTTCGAGTCTCAACGGACCCAATGCAAAAGGATTAAGGCCAGGAAATAATGTTCCCAGAATCATACCTGGTAAGTAGAAAGAGAACGATATTAAAGTAACTATGAATGCAGCAAGAAAACGCGTTAGTAAGTAATGCCACTTCGCAAGTGGCGTAGCTAAAATGAGAGCATCAGTCTGAAATCTGCTATCTCGAATAAATGTCTCAGCAATAAAGGCCGTAGCAGCAAGAGCCGAGAAAACCGTGTAGAGAATGGTTGTTTCAAATATTTGGCTCGGGCTATTTACAAAAAAGAAAGCATCACCACTTTTGGCATTCGCTAAAACATCGGTTAAGGCAAGAACAAAGAAAATAAGACTGATAAGGACAAATGCTGGCCTTCTCAGGTGATATCTTAATTCAAATAAAAAAATAGACTGAAACATCACTTGTAACTCTTAAATTCTCTTTATTGACTTTAGGCAATAGATAACGCGTCGCTCTCATCAGGTTGTGAGCTATAGTTATTACCTAGCAAAGCTTCATTATAGACATCTTCTAAATTGCCTTCCGTTTGCTCGAAATCATCTTCAGGAGCTTCATCACGAATAATGCGAACCCAAGGCTTACCTTGATTCATTTTCTGTATGAGAGTCGGGTAACCCACTTTCCACTTTTCCATAGACTTAAAATCTACTTCCTTCGTCCATACTTTTCCTTTCAGAGATTCAATAAGTTCTAATGGCTTTCCTTTACGAACAACTTTTCCGCAACTCATAATGGCCATGTTCAAACAGAGATCTGTGACATCTTCGACAATATGCGTGGATAAAATCAATGTCCGATCCTCACTAATCGCAGCAAGTAAGTTGTGAAAGCGAATACGCTCTGTAGGATCCAAGCCAGCAGTCGGCTCATCTACTATCATTAACTTAGGCGAACCCAACATGGCTTGAGCAATACCAAACCGCTGACGCATTCCACCTGAAAAAGTTCCAAGCTTTTGCTTTCTTTTCTGGTAAAGATTGACCAAATCTAGTTGATGTTTAACCATCTCTTTCCTTACAGCGGGATGTGTAAAGCCCTTAAAAACAGCAATTTGCTCTAGCATTTCCTCGGCGCTAACGTTTGGATAGACTCCAAAATCCTGAGGTAGAAATCCTAACTGCTTGCGAGATTCTTGAGGATTTTCAAACAAATCCATTTCGTCCAACCTCACAACCCCCGAATCTGCTATTTGCAAGGTTGCAAGCGTGCGCATGAGTGTTGATTTTCCAGCACCATTAGGACCTAAGAGTCCAAAAATACCATAGGGAATTTCTAAGGACACATCAGAGAGGGCCTTAATGCCATTAGTGTATGTTTTGTTCAATTTTTTGATAGTCAACATAGTTAGAGCCCCTATTCTTTAAGCAGCAGAAATTGCTAGCACTTCTCTAGCGAAAGACTTGCTTTTATAATCATTAATTTTGGACAGCATTATAATGTAGTGCGCTTTTTTATTGAAACTCAGTCTCAATTATAATAAAACCTGCCAGCAATGTTCACAATATAAAAAATAATCTATCCTAAATTATTTAGCACGTGGCTAAGTGCACTACTTAGATGCGGCCCTACATGACCTTTCGAAGTATGATGACAACAACAAATGACACATTAAAATACCTGGTAGTAATAAGTGAAGAAGGCCGATATTCCATATGGCCCGAGTACAAAACCATTCCTTGGGGGTGGAAAGCAGAGGGTAAAGGAGGTTCAAAAGATGAATGCTTAAAGCATATATCTAAGGTCTGGACTGATATGCGCCCCATTAGCCTTAGAAAGCAAATGGATGGTGAATAGAGCTTTTCAAATTTCTAATCAAGTAGTCATATGGCCCTCAATTTACTCCCCCCTCGCAATTTACCAACTTCGCTTTCAGCGAATTATTGCCCCAACGAACAAGAAAAATTACTACGTGGACTAGAACTCTTTAAAATTGCCTTAAGGGCTGAAAAGTCAGAGGCCGGATTGGAGAAAATCAACGAGGTACTTGGTTTATTAGAGGAAGAAACCTCTAGCCAAGAGATAACGGATCCCCCCCCCTCAACAACCGAAAGTGATGTGGATATTTTTGACCATTATTTTGATGTAACCCGTGCTCAAACAAAAACCCCCTTTCCGACGCTTCTAAGAAGCATTATCACATCGGCTAAGGCCTTCTTCGATCTCATCATTTCTGTCCCTGAATTAAACCCCCATCATATAAAAATTCAAAAGGAAGGACTCTTGAGCTATGCAGACCTCTTTGAACGGATGCTCAAGCCTTCTTCGCATTAGAGTGAGTACGCCCGCCTTAACATTATGGAAACAATTTCACTGGTTATTTTTTATCAATACCCAGGGACTATTGGTTTGCTTGCGCCGCTTAAAAAACGCACTGCAAGCAAATCAAATTGAAGAAGCAAAAATCGAATTTAAAACCGCTGTTTCTCTCCTTCGAGCATCCGGAGCTTCCATGGAAATGGCGGGGCAATTTTCAAAAGCCGAATATGAAAAAGAGGTAAGGCCTACTATGCAGGCACCTCAAATGCCCAATGATAATTTTAGTGGTCTAATGTCCCGTGATCATTCTGCGCTTGTTCGGCTTTGGTATGAGCTTCGACCTTTTTTCAAAAATCTTCCTCAAGAACTTCACCCGTACCATCGAGACTTTTACAAAGCCTACGAATTTCTCGCTAACTCCCATCGAGCTGTCTGTAAACGGTTCGTAGGAAGTGAAAACGGAAGCATTCGCACAGAAAATAACTCAGCCATTGATATTCTAGATATGTACCTCCGCAACCGCAGTAACATTATAGCACCCAAAAAAATATCAGGGTGCCCTATTCACCAAAATTGAAAAAAGTACTACCAGACTCCATTGAAGACCTCTACCCGCTGTCTCCAACACAGCAAGGCATGCTTTTTCACAGCATCGCAGAGCAAGGTTCAGGGGTCTACATTGTTCAAGCCGGTTTTTCTATTAGGGGAGCTATCAAAGTTAGTGTCTTAAAAGAAGCCTGGCAATTACTAGTCCAGCAACACCAGACGCTTAGAACTGCCTTTGTATGGGAAAAAGTAGAAGCCCCTCTACAAGTAGTTGGCAAAACAGCTAGGATTCCATTCGAAGAACTCGATTGGCAAAATGCGTACTCACTTGCAGGAGCTCCCGGTCATTTAGAAAATTGGAGTTTATACCAAGATTGGAAAGAATCTGATCGAAAATCAGGCTTCACACTCACCCGGGCCCCTCTGATGAGACTCACCCTGATGAAGCTCCAAACAAATTTTTATCATTTAGTTTGGAGCTATCACCACCTAATACTCGACGGTTGGTCTCTACCTCTTCTTCTTAAAGATTGGACTCTAATTTATAAATCCATCCTTTCTGGAACCAAATTGCAACTATCCTCTCCACCCTCATTTAAAAAATATATTAGCTGGCTCAAAAACTATGACCAATCTAAGTCGGAAGACTATTGGAAAAAGCTACTATCCGGTGCTTATGAAGCTACCCGACTAGGTTTAAAACAGAACGAAGACTCATCAATAGGTGTTTCCAAACTAGAGCAATCTCTTGACAAAACTCTTACAAAAAAACTTTCAGCGCATGCTCGAAAACAACATCTCACCCTAAGCACTATCATCCAAGGCGCATGGGCACTCTTACTTTCACAATACGGCGACCAAAAAGATATCATCTTTGGACTCGCCCGCTCAGGAAGGCCTCCAGAATTGCCTGAATACGAACACGGGGTTGGACTCTTCATTACCACCCTACCCATTCGAACTCAAGTCGATCAAAACGCATCATTATTCGATTGGCTCAGAACCTTGCAATCGCAACAACTAGAGCAACAACCTTTTGAATCAACACCTCTTGCCAAAGTAAGGGCTCTAAGCCAATCACCTAAAGATCAGCCTCTTTTTAATAGCGTCGTTGTCTTTGAAAATTACCCTCTTCTTAATTCTCGGCTCAAAAATGATCCCTCTCTTGCCTTTTCGGATGTCATCCTGTCAGAGCAAACCAATTACCCCTTAAGCCTCTATGCTATAGCGGGAGAAAGCCTAGAGCTACGTCTTCTTTTCCCTAAAAATCATTTTTCTAAGACAGAGATAAGAGCATTCCTAGATAGCTATCTCTCCATCCTCCGCTCTATCGCAAAATTAGAAACCTACACCAGCGAAATTAAAAACCTCCTTCCCACTTTTCAACCCCCAGTTCAAAGTATTGGACCGAGACTAGAAAAACATAGTCTAATAAACACAAATGCCGCATTCATGCAACAGACTCAGAGTTACCCTGAAAAAAAGGCTCTGATCTTCCAAGATGAATCCATAAGCTACTCTGAACTTACACAACGTGTTGATTGTCTAGCCCAATACCTTCATTCACTAGGCATCAAAGAAGGGGACCCCGTAGGAATTCTTTTACCTCGTTCGCTTGAGATAGTTATAGCTCTTCTAGCAACGTTCCGTATTGGAGCATACTACATCCCTTTGGACCCATCTCACCCCAAAGCTCGTCTAGAAATGATTAGAGAGGATTGCAACATGAAAGTCCTTATTGTCAATCATGAGTCGAAATCTATTCTTTCGGACAATGGAACAAACCTCATCAACCTATCTCTAATAGACCTATCTCAAACATCAAAAAATCAACCTCTTGATTTACCTCATAACGACCTTCAATCACTTGCCTACACCATTTATACCAGTGGAACAACTGGTAAACCTAAAGGCGTAAAAATCTCTCACCTAAATTTGGCTAATTTTTTAGTGTCTATGCAGAAGCGGCTGGATTTTAGTGCTCAGCGCCGTTGCTTAGCAGTAACCACCATTGCTTTTGACATAGCCGTGCTTGAACTTCTACTACCACTAACTACCGGAGGAACTGTCATCATAGCCAGTAAGGAAGAAGTCCTAGATGGTGAAAAGCTCGTTGAGTTAATCCAAAAGCACAACATCGATACACTTCAATCTACTCCTTCTGGTTGGCAGACCATTCTTCCGCATTGGTCCAAAATGCTTCCTAGTAATAAGCCAAGTGAGTTCACAATTCTTTGTGGCGGAGAGCCTCTAGATTTAACCCTCGCAAAGAAATTATGCGCTACTGGAGCATCTATATGGAATGTGTATGGACCAACCGAAACCACTATATGGTCAGGTGCTTTACAGCTTAATGACGAAAACCTAGCCAACGACTTCGTCCCTATTGGAGCTCCTCTAAATAATACCAGCTTTTATTTGCTGGACTCCAAGCACAAACATGTTCCAACTGGCGTGACAGGTGAAATTTTTATTGGAGGTCTAGGCCTAAGCCCCGGTTATCACAACAGACATGATCTCAACCAAGAGAGATACCGCTCAATTGACGTTAATGGAGAATTCACTCGCCTTTATCAAACCGGTGACCTAGCCCGTTATCATGCAGATGGAACTTTGGAATTTTTAGGCAGAACAGACGGTCAAATCAAACTCCGTGGACATCGAATTGAATTAGCTGAAATCGAAGTCGCCCTGCAAAGCCATCCATCTATTGACCAAGCTATAGTTGTTTTGCAACACAAAGGAACTCCAGAAGCAAGATTATTGGCTGCAATTAAGACCAAGATTTCTTTTCATGGGCAAGAACTAAATCAAGAACTACGAAACTATCTTTTAGAAAAACTGCCAACTTATATGCTTCCAACTGTCTATCATCCGATTGAAAGCTTTCCACTAACGCCTAATAAAAAGATTGATCGTAGAGCTTTGGAAAAACTGGAAATTCTCTCTAAAAGCAATAAAAAAACACCTCCTCGCACTCAGGTTGAAAAACAACTCGCCACAATTTGGTATAGGATTCTACAGATCGACTCGCCTAACATCCATGATAATTTTTTCGAAATTGGGGGACATTCTTTACTCGTTCTCAGAGCTAGAAGTGAAATCCGAGAGAAGCTCGGCATTGAATTAGCCATTACCGATTTCTTTAATTACCCAACGCTGCATTCTCTGGCAAATCACCTCTCACAACTCAATGAATCGAGTAATATGATCCAAGACCGGCAAGATGCACTAAGCGCTGGCAAACTGCGCTTAAAACAACGCCGTACTCAAAGACCTTCTCAACAACCAACTGTAAAAGTATGAACAACAATACGAGTCAAACAACTGGTCTAGAAATCGCTGTGATCGGGATGGCTGGACGCTTTCCTGGAGCTCCAAATATTGAGGCCTTCTGGAAAAACCTAGTGCACAACAAAGAATCCATTACTGATTTAAGTAATGAATATCTTAAAGAACAGGGTGTTTCCGAAAAAGATCTTTCTGATCCCAACTACATAAAAAGAGGAGGGATTCTCGAAGAGCCTGACTACTTTGACCATCAATTTTTCAATTATAGCCCAAAGGAAGCAGAAATTCTAGATCCCCAACAGCGGCTCTTTTTGGAATGCTGCTGGCAAGCTCTCGAGAATGCAGGATATGACTCTAATCGCGAATCCAGACCTATTGGTGTTTTTGCTGGAGCCGGAATGAATACATATCTCCTCAATCTTTACACTAACTCAGAAATTCACCACTCAACTACACCTTATGAAATGTTTGTCAGCAACGACAAAGATTTTCTAGCAACTAGGGTTTCTTACAAACTCAACCTTAGAGGACCCAGCATGAGTATCCAAACAGCTTGTTCTTCTTCCCTCGTAGCTATTCATACTGCTTGTCAGTCACTACTTAGCGGAGAATGTGACTTTGCACTAGCCGGAGGAATCTCGCTATCCAAACAGATTGGTTATCGAGCCCAACAAGGTAGCATTCACTCGCCGGATGGACATTGCAGAGCCTTTGATGCAAAAGCCAAGGGAACTGTCGGTGGAAACGGAGTAGGCGTTGTCGTTCTTAAAAGACTTGAAGATGCAATCCAAGACAAGGACAATATTCAGGCAATTATTAAAGGATCTGCTGTAACCAATGATGGAGCTAATAAAGTCAGTTATACAGCCCCTCAAATCGAAAGCCAATCTGCGGCTATATCTAATGCACTAGCTTCTGCAGAAGTGCCTGCTGATACTATCACCTATTTGGAAGCTCACGGAACGGGCACTTCCATGGGAGACCCGATTGAAATAGAAGCACTCACACAAGCTTACCGACTACAAACAGATCAAAAACAATTTTGCTCTATTGGTTCTGTTAAAACAAATATAGGACACCTTGATGCAGCAGCAGGAGTTGCGGGATTTATTAAGACGGTCCTTTCATTAAAACATAACAAGATACCCGCCAGCCTACACTATAAAGAATCGAATCCCGAAATTGATTTTACAAATTCACCCTTTTTTGTGAATAACTCACTCAGGGAATGGACGAATGATAACCTCAAACGAGCAGGTATCAGTTCATTTGGAATCGGAGGCACAAATTGTCATATGATTCTCGAAGAAGCTCCAAACAAAATTCTCAGTGACAGCTCAAATGATCAATTAGATAAAACTTTCTTACTTCCAGTCTCTGCTAAATCTGAGTCCGCCTTAAAACAAGCAAAAACTAATCTCGCAGATTTCTTGAAAAAAAATGATAACCTAGAGCTCGAAGAAATTGCTTACACCTTGCAAGAAGGTCGTAGAGCGTTCGCGTATCGTGATTGTGTCCATAGCAATTGTAACTCTGATGCGCTAAAAAAACTTAATTCATCTGTCGACCCTACCATCGCTTTGGATAACCCTTCACTAGTCCTTATTTTCCCTGGACAAGGCACGCCTCTTGGCGGTTTTTCTGAATCACTAAAAGAACATTCTATATACCAAAATGCCAAGAAAAAATGTCAGAGCATTGCTGAATCTTTGTGCTCTACAGATCTTGGTGAAATTGAACAAGAATGCTTAGCCCTCTTTATCCAACAATACGCTTTATCACAGCTTATTCTCCACTTCGGAGCTAAACCTACAGCCCTTCTAGGACATAGCTTTGGGGAAATTACAGCCGCCTGTATCGCTGGCACATTCTCTTTGGAAAGTGCAATAAAACTTACAATTCGAAGAAGTCAACTTATGGACTCTGCAACTCCTGGCGCCATGCTCGCGATAGCAAGCACGCCAGATAAAATTAAAGCCTTACTTAATGAACAAGTCATTCTATCTGCCCATAATGCCCCTACCTGGATTAATGTATCTGGTCCCATAGATTCCATTGAATCATTCAGCCTAAAGCTAAAAGAAAAAAGCGTTCCGTTTCGAAAGCTAAAAAGCAAAGGAGCCTTTCACACAAGGTTCATGCAACCAGCGGCCACTGCACTTCTCAATGAACTACAGAATTTTGAATTTAATAGCCTCAGAATTCCCATAGTCTCTAGTAAAACAGGTGAATGGCTAACTGATGAAGAAGTAACTAGTCCCCATTACTGGGCCAATCAACTAATTGAGCCTGTTAACTTTAATAAAGCAGCTAGTCAAATTCTAGAATATAAAGAACCCCTGTTCCTTGAGCTAAGCTCAACTGCAACATCGATCAACTTTATATTTCAGCAGAAAAAAAGCTATAAAATCTCATTAGATTCCACAACAACACCTCCAGCACTTGCAGCCTCGCTTTGGGAAGCAGGTGTTGTCATCGATTGGACATCAATTCGACAAAACACTCAAAGCTCTTATCGCATTGAGTTACCTAGCTATCCCTTTGAACGCCAAAGATTTTTTATTCCTCCACAACTAAACCTCTATAGCGCATTATCATCCAAACAAATTCACACAGATTTTCACCAAGGAGATACTCGAATTTATGTACCTTCCTGGAAACGTGTACCTCTCAAGAAATTTGACACACAACCTGGGAAACGTCAGCGGTGGCTCATTTTCGCATCCGAAAATAAGCTCTCCAATTCTATTCCCTCTTTGTTAGAAAGTTCAGGCGATGATGTTTTTGTTGTTCAAAAAGGTGATCAATTTGCCTCCACCGGATTCCGACGCTTTATATTAAATCCTAATGATAAACAAAGCTTCTCCAAACTTTTAAATGAACTCAGTGAAAGAGAAACATTCCCCCAACAGGTTGTCTATTTTTGGAGTGAAACACATGCACTCAAAGATCTCTCTATTGCCCTAGCCGAATCTATCAAAGCACTTATTCAGCTCCACCTCATTACCGAAGGAGCAGAAAATGTTCTGGGCAATGAAGTCCATCGTCCCAATGACTCAAGTATTAGAGCTCTTGGTTTAGTAATAGGCCAGGAATTTCCTCTCTTAGGATGCCGCACCATTGATATAACAGCTGATCAATACAGTTCTCATCTTGTCAACACCTTGGTTCATCAACTCCGTCAGAAAAAACTAGCTCACTGCATTGCATTGCGTGGCAAAGCACAGTTTGAACTCACTTACGAAAGCTTCGAAGCCATTGATTCCGAAAGTATACTTGAAGAAAATAAAACCTATTTCATTGCCGGAGATTTCACCTCAGAACTAGGTCAAATATGGAG harbors:
- a CDS encoding amino acid adenylation domain-containing protein, with translation MKKVLPDSIEDLYPLSPTQQGMLFHSIAEQGSGVYIVQAGFSIRGAIKVSVLKEAWQLLVQQHQTLRTAFVWEKVEAPLQVVGKTARIPFEELDWQNAYSLAGAPGHLENWSLYQDWKESDRKSGFTLTRAPLMRLTLMKLQTNFYHLVWSYHHLILDGWSLPLLLKDWTLIYKSILSGTKLQLSSPPSFKKYISWLKNYDQSKSEDYWKKLLSGAYEATRLGLKQNEDSSIGVSKLEQSLDKTLTKKLSAHARKQHLTLSTIIQGAWALLLSQYGDQKDIIFGLARSGRPPELPEYEHGVGLFITTLPIRTQVDQNASLFDWLRTLQSQQLEQQPFESTPLAKVRALSQSPKDQPLFNSVVVFENYPLLNSRLKNDPSLAFSDVILSEQTNYPLSLYAIAGESLELRLLFPKNHFSKTEIRAFLDSYLSILRSIAKLETYTSEIKNLLPTFQPPVQSIGPRLEKHSLINTNAAFMQQTQSYPEKKALIFQDESISYSELTQRVDCLAQYLHSLGIKEGDPVGILLPRSLEIVIALLATFRIGAYYIPLDPSHPKARLEMIREDCNMKVLIVNHESKSILSDNGTNLINLSLIDLSQTSKNQPLDLPHNDLQSLAYTIYTSGTTGKPKGVKISHLNLANFLVSMQKRLDFSAQRRCLAVTTIAFDIAVLELLLPLTTGGTVIIASKEEVLDGEKLVELIQKHNIDTLQSTPSGWQTILPHWSKMLPSNKPSEFTILCGGEPLDLTLAKKLCATGASIWNVYGPTETTIWSGALQLNDENLANDFVPIGAPLNNTSFYLLDSKHKHVPTGVTGEIFIGGLGLSPGYHNRHDLNQERYRSIDVNGEFTRLYQTGDLARYHADGTLEFLGRTDGQIKLRGHRIELAEIEVALQSHPSIDQAIVVLQHKGTPEARLLAAIKTKISFHGQELNQELRNYLLEKLPTYMLPTVYHPIESFPLTPNKKIDRRALEKLEILSKSNKKTPPRTQVEKQLATIWYRILQIDSPNIHDNFFEIGGHSLLVLRARSEIREKLGIELAITDFFNYPTLHSLANHLSQLNESSNMIQDRQDALSAGKLRLKQRRTQRPSQQPTVKV
- a CDS encoding beta-ketoacyl synthase N-terminal-like domain-containing protein, whose amino-acid sequence is MNNNTSQTTGLEIAVIGMAGRFPGAPNIEAFWKNLVHNKESITDLSNEYLKEQGVSEKDLSDPNYIKRGGILEEPDYFDHQFFNYSPKEAEILDPQQRLFLECCWQALENAGYDSNRESRPIGVFAGAGMNTYLLNLYTNSEIHHSTTPYEMFVSNDKDFLATRVSYKLNLRGPSMSIQTACSSSLVAIHTACQSLLSGECDFALAGGISLSKQIGYRAQQGSIHSPDGHCRAFDAKAKGTVGGNGVGVVVLKRLEDAIQDKDNIQAIIKGSAVTNDGANKVSYTAPQIESQSAAISNALASAEVPADTITYLEAHGTGTSMGDPIEIEALTQAYRLQTDQKQFCSIGSVKTNIGHLDAAAGVAGFIKTVLSLKHNKIPASLHYKESNPEIDFTNSPFFVNNSLREWTNDNLKRAGISSFGIGGTNCHMILEEAPNKILSDSSNDQLDKTFLLPVSAKSESALKQAKTNLADFLKKNDNLELEEIAYTLQEGRRAFAYRDCVHSNCNSDALKKLNSSVDPTIALDNPSLVLIFPGQGTPLGGFSESLKEHSIYQNAKKKCQSIAESLCSTDLGEIEQECLALFIQQYALSQLILHFGAKPTALLGHSFGEITAACIAGTFSLESAIKLTIRRSQLMDSATPGAMLAIASTPDKIKALLNEQVILSAHNAPTWINVSGPIDSIESFSLKLKEKSVPFRKLKSKGAFHTRFMQPAATALLNELQNFEFNSLRIPIVSSKTGEWLTDEEVTSPHYWANQLIEPVNFNKAASQILEYKEPLFLELSSTATSINFIFQQKKSYKISLDSTTTPPALAASLWEAGVVIDWTSIRQNTQSSYRIELPSYPFERQRFFIPPQLNLYSALSSKQIHTDFHQGDTRIYVPSWKRVPLKKFDTQPGKRQRWLIFASENKLSNSIPSLLESSGDDVFVVQKGDQFASTGFRRFILNPNDKQSFSKLLNELSERETFPQQVVYFWSETHALKDLSIALAESIKALIQLHLITEGAENVLGNEVHRPNDSSIRALGLVIGQEFPLLGCRTIDITADQYSSHLVNTLVHQLRQKKLAHCIALRGKAQFELTYESFEAIDSESILEENKTYFIAGDFTSELGQIWSRNLCASSHTKVVLLNTNPELELMQRWTKQAQLATTTSLASFDESWEAAIQEHGSPYGVFLCTPTTNEKSASPIALLSESHWKYNRFVKRDLFQTIAPLIENSQPSFVCVQTSMSSVLGGIGLGAYASANDELDRWVAFKNQTSKIPWISINWDRIEDESSIEDTSQAFAADHVNTMSQNEAWKLTQTILDQRIAGTFIATTSPLASRLAQWVQPEPQAKDHAGAGKTSHHKRPDLPNKYVAPRDEVEKTIVTIWEEFLGVRGIGVEDNFFALGGHSLLAIQIIGKLRQSFPVEIELRHLVSDNPTPASIAAVLKEDLPANDQLDDMAKLLEEIEQLTPEEAKAQIQEKD
- a CDS encoding siderophore biosynthesis protein, which codes for MSTPALTLWKQFHWLFFINTQGLLVCLRRLKNALQANQIEEAKIEFKTAVSLLRASGASMEMAGQFSKAEYEKEVRPTMQAPQMPNDNFSGLMSRDHSALVRLWYELRPFFKNLPQELHPYHRDFYKAYEFLANSHRAVCKRFVGSENGSIRTENNSAIDILDMYLRNRSNIIAPKKISGCPIHQN
- a CDS encoding ABC transporter ATP-binding protein; the encoded protein is MLTIKKLNKTYTNGIKALSDVSLEIPYGIFGLLGPNGAGKSTLMRTLATLQIADSGVVRLDEMDLFENPQESRKQLGFLPQDFGVYPNVSAEEMLEQIAVFKGFTHPAVRKEMVKHQLDLVNLYQKRKQKLGTFSGGMRQRFGIAQAMLGSPKLMIVDEPTAGLDPTERIRFHNLLAAISEDRTLILSTHIVEDVTDLCLNMAIMSCGKVVRKGKPLELIESLKGKVWTKEVDFKSMEKWKVGYPTLIQKMNQGKPWVRIIRDEAPEDDFEQTEGNLEDVYNEALLGNNYSSQPDESDALSIA
- a CDS encoding MbtH family NRPS accessory protein, which produces MTTTNDTLKYLVVISEEGRYSIWPEYKTIPWGWKAEGKGGSKDECLKHISKVWTDMRPISLRKQMDGE